The genomic stretch GTAGACGAGAGAACTGAACGACGGGGCATGGCGGGCTCGACAGGGGATGGAGATGGTATTGCGACGGAGCACAACACCGATTCCAGCGGACTGAAGGATCAAAAATCAGCAGTGTAATACGATCTATTCAGATAATCCTTCTTATCGTAATTGGCACATTTTTACACTAAACTTCAGGTCATGAAAACGCGTCAGTCCTCGGTCCCCGTTCCGACCCATGAGCCAGAATCGCCGGTGTTTCCCGATGCGGACCGGCTTGCAACGCTGCGCGGCTGGTATGCGGGCCTGTCCTCCACGGCCGCGGTGGACCGTTACTTGTCGCACGGCAAAGCGTCGGGCCGGTCGGCGCGCGGCGTCATCGGCCAGATCCGCCAGCAACTGATCGCGTTCGCCCGGCATCGCCAGCGCACCGATATTGCTGATCTCCTCCAGCATCCCGTCAACGAACGGCTTGAGCGGGCCAGTGCGGTCACACACGCGCTCAAGATACTCGGCGCTTTGCCAGCGCCGCAGCCCCAGATCGCCGACGACGTCGAACTGTGGCTGACACCACGCGCCGTACGCGTGCTGCGTGCGCACGGAATCGCAACGCTCGCGGACCTGACTGTGCGCGTGCCTCGCCGGCGCCGCTGGTGGAGCACGATCCCGGGTCTTGGCCAAACGAGTGCCCGACAGATCGAGATTTTCTTCGAGGCCCATCCGCGATTGACGGAACGGGCGCGCGCACTAATCGCTACGGCCTCTCCAGGCCTGGTCGTGCCGTGGGAGCGGTTGCGGATACCGCATGAGGTTGATGGCTCGCACGGTAGCTTCCGCGCACCCCGGCAGGCCTGTACGCTGGACGCGTCGAACGACTACCAGGCCGTGCAGGCGTGGCTCTCGCTGCACGAGGCGCCCACGACCCAGCGCGCCTATCGCAAGGAGGCGGAGCGGTTGATTCTGTGGGCAATCATGGAGCGTGGACGGGCACTGTCGTCACTCACTACGGAAGACGCGATCGCCTACCGCAGCTTCCTGCGCCGGCCGACGCCGCGCGAGCGCTGGGTAGGGCCTCCACGGCCGCGCACGGCACCGGACTGGCGGCCGTTCGCTGGCAATCTGTCCCCGCGCTCGACCGCCTACGCGCTGTCGGTGCTGGGCGCACTGTTCCGCTGGTTGATCGAGCAGCGTTATGTGCTCGCCAACCCGTTTGCCGGCATCAAGGTGCGGGGCCGCTCTCGCGTCGCACCGCTCGACACGTCGCGCGGACTTACCGAAGGCGAATGGCTGCTCGTGCGTACCATTGCAGACGGGCTCGAATGGTCGTATGGCTGGGAGGCGCCTGCCGCGCAGCGGATGCGCTTCATGCTCGATTTCTCCTACGCGACCGGATTGCGCGCGAGCGAACTCGTCGGAGCGACGCTTGGCGACATCCGCACCGACGAACACGGCGATCATTGGCTGCATCTGGTCGGCAAGGGGAGCAAGCCCGGCAAGGTGGCGTTGCCACCACTGGCACGTACAGCGCTCGACCAGTATCTCGTACAGCGTCGTCTTCCGGTCACGCCGACGCGCTGGGACCCAAAGACGCCGTTGCTCGCGAGCTTGGAGCAGGACAGTACAACCAGCATCACCGGTACCCGCCTGTGGAATGTGATGCGGCGCTTCTTTGATCAGGCCGCTGATGTCATTTCGGCCGGCCACCCCACAGCCGCCGAAAAGCTGCGACGCGCCAGCCCGCACTGGATGAGGCACACCCATGCCACTCATGCACTGGCACGCGGGGCGGAACTGACGACGGTTCGGGATAACCTACGCCACGCCTCGATCGCGACCACCTCGATCTACCTGCAAAGTGACGAGGTTAAGCGGGCACGCCAGATGACTGACGCCTTCGCCGCTCGATAGCGCCAAGCCCGAGCCAGACGTGCGCTGCCGCTTAACGTGCATTATTTTCCGTTTTCTGAAGCGACCCCGACTTTAACGCACTGCAGAATGCGTTCGACAGCGCAGCACTGCTGAAATAACTGTTTTCTTTCGATCGGCACCGTCAACTTCTGGGTGCGAGGCGAAACAGTGGCAGGCATGACCACTGCTCGGAAAGCAGTTGACGGATTTTGGGTGACTTCGGTGAATTGGTGCCACGCAGCGAACCGAGCTGCAAGATGTTTGCGGTAGACGGGGGCGCGCAGCAAATGTCGGTTAAGCGCGAAGTGCTGTCGGATCGGGCCGAAGCTCGAGAGGCATGCCCGCGTGCGTTTCCAATCGCGAAACCCACGCATGGGGCGCTCACGTTCACGGATGGGCTGGTGGCTGTTCCCGGCCCGATTGTTCAGGCGTGCGGCGACTTTGACGAACACGTGTCTGAAGTTCGCCAGATCCGGGATGTCGGCCTTGGCGGCCGTGTAACTGCGCAATTGGTCGGTGACGATCTTGCGATGCACTGAACAGGAA from Paraburkholderia sp. IMGN_8 encodes the following:
- a CDS encoding phage integrase family protein → MKTRQSSVPVPTHEPESPVFPDADRLATLRGWYAGLSSTAAVDRYLSHGKASGRSARGVIGQIRQQLIAFARHRQRTDIADLLQHPVNERLERASAVTHALKILGALPAPQPQIADDVELWLTPRAVRVLRAHGIATLADLTVRVPRRRRWWSTIPGLGQTSARQIEIFFEAHPRLTERARALIATASPGLVVPWERLRIPHEVDGSHGSFRAPRQACTLDASNDYQAVQAWLSLHEAPTTQRAYRKEAERLILWAIMERGRALSSLTTEDAIAYRSFLRRPTPRERWVGPPRPRTAPDWRPFAGNLSPRSTAYALSVLGALFRWLIEQRYVLANPFAGIKVRGRSRVAPLDTSRGLTEGEWLLVRTIADGLEWSYGWEAPAAQRMRFMLDFSYATGLRASELVGATLGDIRTDEHGDHWLHLVGKGSKPGKVALPPLARTALDQYLVQRRLPVTPTRWDPKTPLLASLEQDSTTSITGTRLWNVMRRFFDQAADVISAGHPTAAEKLRRASPHWMRHTHATHALARGAELTTVRDNLRHASIATTSIYLQSDEVKRARQMTDAFAAR